The genomic region GGAATCGCCATCGGCACCCCCGTGGTTCTCTCGATCCTGCTCCACATCCACCGCTCGATCAGCCGACTGTCCCGGGCCACCGAAACCATCGGCTCGGGGGATTTCGACTTCAATCCCGCACAATTCTCCCAGGACGAGTTCGGCCTTCTCGCGGGCCGCTTCCACGAAATGGGGATGCGTCTCAAGGAGTCGGAGGAGCGCTCCCTCGACGCCAACCCGCTCACCCGCCTGCCGGGCAACCTCGCCATCGAGAGGGAGTTGGAAAAACGTATCTCGACCGGCCAGCCCTTCGCCCATGCCCTGGTCGACCTGGACCACTTCAAAGTCTTCAACGACCGTTACGGCTACCAGTCCGGCAGCGAGATCATCGCCGAGGTGGGCGAAATCGTCCGGGACCTCGTAAGCAGGTTGGGAAACCCCAACGACCTGGTCGGGCACATCGGGGGGGACGACTATGTCATCCTCTCCACCCCGGAACGGATGGAGGGCATGGCGGCCGCCATCATCGAGGAATTCGACCGACGGGTGCCCGGGTACTACTCTGATGAAGACCGGACCCGGGGATTTTTCCTCGCCACCGACCGTTTCGGGGTGGAGCGCCAGTTCTCTCTCATGAGCATGTCCATCGCCATCGTCTGCTCCGAGAATTTCCTCCGTCCCTCCGCACCGGGAATCGCCGCCGAGTGTGCTAGGATGAAGGACAACCTGAAAAACCTGCATGGAAGCAACTTCCTCATGGATCGCCGCAAGGGACGTTAAACATGATGCGCCAGAGCCTTTTTCTCGGAATCGCCCTGCTGCTGGCCGGTTGCAGCGCCTCCCCCCTCGCCCCCTCCGCCGGGGCCCCTGCCCCGGCCCCCGAGGACCTCTTCGTCCTCGGACTCGAGCAGGGCCTGACCTCCGGCGATGTCCAGGCCCTCGAGCGGTTGCAGAGCACCTTCCCTGACAGCCCTTGGGCGCCCCGGGCCCAGGGTCTGCATCAGGCCCTGGAAGAGAAGCGGCTCCTGATGGGGGAGTTGGAAGCGCTGCGCGAAACCAACGCCCGATTGTCCAGGGAGATCCTGCTCTTGGAGGAGGGGAAAACCAGGGAGTACCAGGAAAGGGTGGCGCTGGAGCGAAGGATTCTCCACCTCCAGGAAGACCTGGAAAAACTCTCCCAACTGCTCATCGAAACCGAAAGGCGGGCCCACTAGCCCCGAGCGGACAGAAAAGCATTGGAAAAGGCCGCCCTCTGTGCTAGCTTGAGCAGGCAAGTCTGCCCCGTTGGGCCGCCGTGGTGGCGGCCTTTTTCTGTATCCTAGCCCGCACGCCCCTTCGACAGCCATGAACCAAAGGGACATAGAACTTTTCTGCCGCCAAATGGCCCTGTGGGCGTAATCCGCCATCGGCCAGGGACGCTATCCCTTTCGAAAAATCGAAACATTCCCCAACCTCCTGACCGAAAAGGGTGAGCTTGCGCCGCCGCTCGTTTTCTGGATCAACAGAGACAGCTTCCTGGCCGGCGGAGTGCTGCTCTTCCCCGAGAAAGAAGCGGAGGAGGATATCGAGCGGGGAGGGGCATGCGCCCGGGCTCTTGGCTTGGGCCAGTTCGTCACCTGGGCTGCCCGGGAGGTGGTTTTCTGGGAGGAGCGCGGGGAGTCGTCCCGGCAGCTCAAGGCTCTGCCCCTGCCGTCCTCTTCGGAAACGAGCGTGGACCGTTTTCAGGACACTCTCCACCAGATCATGGAAGAGCTAAAAATCCGCTCGGTCACGAGCGGAGTGCCCCCCCATCAGCTCTCGCCCTACTGCCTTGCCAATCTCTGCCGCACCGCCTTGATGGACGTCGGGCCCTCCCTCGTGGAGGCCCAGCGCAGGGCGCTGGTGGAGCCCTCGACCCGCCGCAGCAGAGGCCCCGAAGAGAACCTCGCACTGGGAAAGGGGGCCCTGACCCTGGCCCGCCTCCTGAGTGCTCTCTGCTTCGACCTGATCCCCCCGACGGTACAGCCCGAA from Desulfuromonas sp. harbors:
- a CDS encoding GGDEF domain-containing protein, producing the protein MEIVPRKVTHKIVLSHLLLLLFSLIAIVFALTGLHSQTRRSQALVAVEVQALNLSRQLRGNLLAQDGLEKQFFILENPEIIYLLDRRQEVFLELWQAFSALPPAQPLPDLATLASRHREEWDTLRGHLGNSPATAEGFSRNTLSPLRDSLIQALEAFRGRQEETIHDQIIELSTAGSRAFRLTLLLVLLGIAIGTPVVLSILLHIHRSISRLSRATETIGSGDFDFNPAQFSQDEFGLLAGRFHEMGMRLKESEERSLDANPLTRLPGNLAIERELEKRISTGQPFAHALVDLDHFKVFNDRYGYQSGSEIIAEVGEIVRDLVSRLGNPNDLVGHIGGDDYVILSTPERMEGMAAAIIEEFDRRVPGYYSDEDRTRGFFLATDRFGVERQFSLMSMSIAIVCSENFLRPSAPGIAAECARMKDNLKNLHGSNFLMDRRKGR